A window of the Planococcus citri chromosome 4, ihPlaCitr1.1, whole genome shotgun sequence genome harbors these coding sequences:
- the LOC135844296 gene encoding uncharacterized protein LOC135844296: MKLLSILLLLCCSCVPAFVRFKTAEQNDSEAPLKNSPEPKPISQDVIINPKPEKLEKKSKNPPAPPSPFYPALELIRKKDKTFCIRRDFIPMAETRDVSKLVYFCPAESYDEHKRSKNMMMYRYCLYLNEISSGALSSVDCTYDPQPKLWFYEDEDSDCGRDGRGTLYRFIHEICWQEKSFLKGVSKVKKKRDKNSKMRHETVEVYLVCLEEERELLYLKYDLIAASKEEYWNTQTSNLVLQSKTEGFVEFDFEQVTQLFKPNIQEKKLKKLFGKKFDDVLIPQMLISPKHIKPRIAGNSLQSYLNIRPLWKSVRKNWRHLEKRLWKLGFEYPQDIRIYAGTYDYDKISNDGKKSYSIKMDSTTELRIPFIWWKLIVHTKNKEGIILAVQNQSESSSNGGQKLCPESICDSHGWPEISEFGYCCEFGEEKRKLLHLNEEEIKIYRVFNPTKHVSGIKKWVKNLFKMK, translated from the exons atgaaattattgtcGATTCTTCTTCTACTATGTTGCTCGTGTGTCCCTGCCTTCGTACGTTTCAAAACTGCGGAACAAAACGACTCAGAAGCACCATTAAAAAATTCGCCCGAACCGAAACCAATCTCGCAAGATGTGATTATAAATCCAAAAccagaaaaactcgaaaaaa AATCTAAAAATCCTCCCGCTCCACCTTCCCCTTTCTATCCAGCTTTAGAACTGATCAGAAAGAAAGATAAAACATTCTGTATTCGGAGAGATTTCATACCAATGGCAGAAACCAGAGACGTTTCCaaattggtgtatttttgtcCAGCAGAATCATACGACGAACATAAACGATCGAAGAATATGATGATGTATCGATATTGTttatatttgaatgaaatcagCAGCGGTGCTCTGAGTTCCGTCGACTGTACATATGACCCTCAGCCAAAACTTTGGTTTTATGAAGACGAAGACAGTGATTGTGGAAGAGATGGACGTGGTACGCTTTACAGATTTATTCACGAA aTATGTTGGcaagaaaaatcatttcttaAGGGTGTTTCCAAAGTgaagaaaaag cgagataaaaattcaaaaatgagacaCGAAACTGTAGAAGTATACTTGGTATGCTTAGAAGAAGAACGAGAATTATTATACTTGAAATACGATTTGATAGCAGCTTCGAAGGAAGAATACTGGAACACTCAGACATCCAATTTAGTGCTACAATCAAAAACCGAAGGATTTGTTGAGTTCGACTTCGAGCAAGTGACACAATTATTTAAGCCA AACATACAagaaaagaaattgaagaaattattcggaaaaaaattcgacgatGTTTTGATACCACAAATGTTAATTTCTCCGAAACACATAAAACCAAGAATTGCTGGGAACTCTCTGCAAAGTTATTTGAACATTAGACCGTTATGGAAGAGTGTAAGGAAAAATTGGCGACATCTGGAGAAACGTTTATGGAAATTGGGGTTCGAg TACCCTCAAGACATACGTATCTACGCTGGAACCTACGATTACGATAAAATAAGCAACGATGGCAAAAAATCATACAGTATCAAGATGGATTCAACAACCGAACTGAGAATTCCTTTCATTTGGTGGAAATTAATCGTCCACACGAAAAATAAAGAAGGAATTATTTTAGCTGTGCAAAATCAATCTGAAAGTAGTTCGAATGGTGGCCAAAAATTATGCCCTGAGAGTATCTGCGATTCACACGGATGGCCAGAAATAAGCGAGTTCGGGTATTGTTGCGAATTCGGCGAAGAAAAACGTAAATTACTCCATTTAAACGAGGAAGAGATCAAAATTTACAGAGTTTTTAATCCGACCAAACACGTGTCGGGAATTAAAAAATGGGTTAAGAATTTATTCAagatgaagtag
- the LOC135844132 gene encoding uncharacterized protein LOC135844132 — MPFILHINRSKTKKMTQNIAIIIFFIITTTLIRSSTSIGKSWQRKPNKFDDLQDEMYRIDKSDLIRVLFENSSSPSHPNTSNQFCYITCPRGFGKSTNLRMIQSFAQIELDFRGNVKHFNETMARHIFTDLKINKYPEIVAEHMARYPVLYLSLARFARSSQTIDDVRLELMISLGKTLDPYPFFKNHAKLYGSERNSTSSRCSWKSMRFIGDLLDKNLTTEDLRQALLVVSRSLYQYFNSTKVIVLIDDYDDTALKSPILESTYITEAYRELNLILAEVFKGGSSFVRNVIMTGVSSLPYSIDDAMVDTLTHYAFLDNHIFTPYFGLTEADMNTSFTVYDISNQEQKAINGFYNGYWTCSTNGTKLFNTHSITRYLFNRFTTQKKPYPLKIYWTQDDLQGCISRFFRHPQFRQLTLDALKSGRLEYSIRKRQPGDAIRILEEFRDGDYRNENRTLTGILLTYYFEIGYLSYTSSLNVYTIPNLEVRKTLKKEARDFIADQTRDQ, encoded by the coding sequence ATGCCATTCATTCTTCACATCAAtcgttcaaaaacaaaaaaaatgactcaaaacatCGCAATCATCATTTTCTTCATCATCACAACAACTCTCATCAGATCCAGCACCTCCATAGGAAAATCTTGGCAACGAAAACCTAATAAATTCGACGACCTGCAGGACGAAATGTACCGCATCGATAAAAGCGACCTCATCCGAGTACTTTTCGAGAACTCATCATCCCCTTCTCATCCAAACACGAGTAACCAATTCTGCTACATCACTTGCCCTCGAGGTTTCGGCAAAAGCACCAATTTAAGGATGATCCAGAGCTTCGCTCAAATCGAACTGGATTTTCGAGGTAACGTGAAGCATTTCAACGAGACAATGGCTCGTCACATTTTCACAGACTTGAAAATCAACAAGTATCCGGAAATCGTCGCCGAGCACATGGCTCGATACCCTGTACTGTACTTGAGTTTGGCTCGATTTGCTCGCAGCAGCCAGACTATCGACGATGTCCGTCTCGAGCTGATGATTTCGCTCGGTAAAACCTTAGACCCTTatccatttttcaagaatcacgCCAAGTTATACGGTTCGGAGAGGAATTCCACCAGCTCGAGGTGCTCGTGGAAGTCGATGCGATTCATTGGTGATTTATTGGACAAAAACTTGACCACGGAAGATCTACGTCAGGCGTTACTCGTTGTGAGTCGATCACTTTACCAATACTTCAATTCGACCAAGGTTATCGTACTGATCGATGACTACGACGACACAGCTCTCAAATCTCCCATACTCGAGTCAACCTACATCACTGAGGCGTACAGAGAACTGAATTTAATCCTCGCAGAGGTCTTCAAAGGAGGATCATCATTCGTCAGAAACGTCATAATGACTGGAGTCTCGAGCTTACCCTATTCCATAGATGATGCCATGGTCGATACTCTGACACATTATGCTTTCCTAGACAATCACATCTTCACCCCCTACTTCGGTCTGACCGAAGCCGATATGAACACTTCGTTCACCGTGTACGATATCTCGAACCAAGAGCAAAAAGCCATAAACGGTTTTTACAATGGTTATTGGACTTGCAGCACCAATGGCACCAAACTTTTCAATACGCATTCTATAACGCGATACCTCTTCAACCGATTCACAACTCAGAAAAAACCTTACCCCTTAAAAATATACTGGACTCAAGACGACCTTCAAGGATGTATTTCGCGTTTCTTCAGACACCCTCAGTTCCGCCAACTCACTCTGGATGCTCTGAAAAGTGGTCGACTCGAGTACAGTATTAGGAAACGACAACCTGGCGATGCTATACGAATTTTAGAGGAATTTCGAGACGGTGATTACCGCAATGAGAACCGTACGTTGACTGGGATACTGCTGACGTATTATTTCGAGATTGGATACTTGAGTTATACGTCTAGCTTGAATGTTTACACGATACCGAATCTCGAGGTAcgtaaaacgttgaaaaaagaaGCGCGAGATTTTATCGCGGATCAGACAAGAGACCAGTAA